Proteins encoded within one genomic window of Granulicella pectinivorans:
- a CDS encoding MFS transporter, producing MSSKTVSLPPSGYTQDAPAAPSTRWFVCALLFAATTINYMDRNVFGYIEPMLHDAAFMGWNHAADKFHQPVFDNNFGNVLIYFQIAYGLGFLFAGRIIDKLGTKVGYAIAILIWGISSMGHSLVTSVLGFCIARIFLGIGESGNFPAAIKAVAEWFPTAERAKAVGIFNSGSNASALVAPALVAFVTAKYGWQAAFITTGSLGMLWLVVWLLFPYNRLRRGSTETQANLAPVLSGANSGLKFYLRLFSTPGLYAFCVGKGLTDGVWWFYLFYLPQFLNRNYGLSLKDAYWYIVTVYLVSSVGSIAGGSLSGWRMNRGASVNGGRKFAMALMAVCVIPVVFVPHMSALFPSNAWPATLLIALAAAAHQGWSANLFSTPADMFPSSAVSTVVGLGGAAGAIGGAIFTYIVKKNLSLHQLLVFSMAAGAYVVALAIFQLLVPKLGARKEMVEA from the coding sequence ATGTCCAGTAAAACTGTTTCCCTGCCGCCGTCCGGATATACCCAGGACGCTCCGGCTGCTCCGAGTACGCGCTGGTTCGTCTGTGCGCTGCTGTTTGCCGCGACCACCATCAACTACATGGATCGCAACGTCTTCGGCTACATTGAGCCGATGCTGCACGATGCGGCGTTCATGGGCTGGAACCATGCCGCGGACAAGTTTCACCAGCCGGTCTTCGACAACAACTTCGGCAACGTGTTGATCTACTTCCAGATCGCCTATGGCCTTGGCTTCCTCTTCGCGGGACGGATCATCGACAAGCTGGGAACCAAGGTCGGCTATGCGATTGCGATCCTGATCTGGGGTATCTCGTCGATGGGGCACTCGCTGGTGACGTCGGTGCTTGGCTTCTGCATCGCACGCATCTTCCTGGGAATCGGCGAATCGGGCAACTTCCCGGCGGCGATCAAGGCGGTGGCGGAGTGGTTCCCGACGGCGGAACGGGCGAAGGCAGTCGGCATCTTCAACTCGGGTTCGAACGCCTCGGCCCTGGTAGCTCCGGCGCTGGTCGCGTTCGTGACGGCAAAGTACGGGTGGCAGGCGGCGTTCATCACGACGGGCTCGCTGGGCATGCTCTGGCTGGTGGTCTGGCTGCTGTTTCCATACAACCGCCTGCGCAGGGGATCGACCGAAACCCAGGCGAATCTGGCTCCCGTGCTGAGCGGCGCGAACTCAGGGTTGAAGTTCTATCTGCGGCTGTTTTCGACGCCCGGGCTGTATGCGTTTTGCGTCGGCAAGGGGCTGACGGACGGCGTGTGGTGGTTCTATCTCTTTTATCTGCCGCAGTTCCTGAATCGCAACTATGGACTGTCGCTCAAGGATGCGTACTGGTACATCGTGACCGTGTACCTGGTTTCTTCGGTGGGTTCGATCGCGGGCGGCTCGCTTTCGGGATGGCGGATGAATCGTGGTGCGTCGGTGAATGGCGGGCGCAAGTTCGCGATGGCGCTCATGGCGGTGTGCGTGATTCCGGTGGTCTTCGTGCCGCATATGAGCGCGTTGTTCCCCTCGAACGCCTGGCCGGCGACGTTGCTGATTGCCCTGGCGGCGGCAGCGCACCAGGGCTGGAGCGCCAACCTGTTCTCGACGCCGGCGGATATGTTCCCGTCGTCGGCGGTTTCGACGGTCGTGGGCCTGGGCGGCGCGGCGGGTGCGATCGGCGGCGCGATCTTCACGTACATCGTCAAGAAGAACCTTTCGCTGCACCAGTTGCTGGTCTTCTCGATGGCCGCGGGCGCGTATGTGGTGGCGCTGGCGATCTTCCAGTTGCTGGTTCCGAAGCTGGGCGCGCGGAAAGAGATGGTCGAGGCTTAG
- a CDS encoding pectinesterase family protein, producing the protein MMLATLKNRSVLLLLALVAPALFAQKSDQIRTRLPSPTVTFTVGGEHNGFTPDYGSIHEAVEAAPASGAIILIRPGVYREVVHVDRPNIQLRGVDKDPTKVVIIYNNGAANTCGTFCSATMFVTGDDFYAENLTIANDWGKTGKPRTQAVALQITSDRAILRNVRLLGEQDTLMAGSKPCKGGPCQASRQLFQHCYVEGEVDFIFGNAKAAFEDCEIHSVPHPAGGYITAQSRQQGEDSAYVFDRCRLTADPGAGKVYLGRPWRDYATVIFLSTAMGPHIAPEGWSEWHKGETDRLKTATYAEFHSTGPGANPSAREPLSHQLTAEQAQPWQPAAFLAGDDRWDPSKIH; encoded by the coding sequence ATGATGCTTGCAACCCTGAAAAACCGCTCCGTTCTGCTCCTCCTGGCGCTCGTTGCGCCCGCGCTCTTCGCGCAGAAGTCCGACCAGATCCGCACGCGACTTCCCTCCCCCACCGTCACCTTCACGGTCGGCGGCGAGCACAACGGCTTCACGCCCGACTACGGCTCGATCCACGAAGCGGTCGAGGCCGCCCCTGCCAGCGGAGCCATCATCCTCATCCGGCCCGGGGTTTACCGCGAGGTCGTCCACGTCGACCGCCCCAATATCCAGCTCCGCGGCGTCGATAAAGATCCGACCAAAGTTGTCATCATCTACAACAACGGCGCGGCCAACACCTGCGGCACCTTCTGCTCCGCCACCATGTTTGTGACCGGCGACGACTTTTACGCCGAAAACCTGACGATTGCCAACGATTGGGGCAAGACCGGCAAGCCGCGCACCCAGGCCGTCGCGCTCCAGATCACCTCCGATCGCGCCATCCTGCGCAATGTCCGCCTGCTCGGCGAGCAGGATACTCTGATGGCCGGCTCCAAACCCTGCAAGGGAGGGCCGTGCCAGGCCTCACGCCAGCTCTTCCAGCACTGCTACGTCGAAGGCGAAGTCGACTTCATCTTCGGCAACGCGAAGGCAGCGTTTGAAGACTGCGAGATCCACTCGGTCCCGCATCCCGCGGGAGGCTACATCACGGCACAGAGCCGCCAGCAGGGCGAAGACTCCGCGTATGTCTTCGATCGCTGCCGCCTGACGGCCGATCCCGGCGCGGGCAAGGTGTATCTGGGCCGTCCCTGGAGGGACTACGCCACGGTGATCTTCCTGAGCACCGCGATGGGCCCCCACATCGCCCCGGAGGGCTGGTCCGAGTGGCACAAGGGTGAGACCGACCGTCTGAAGACAGCGACGTACGCTGAGTTCCACTCCACCGGCCCCGGAGCGAATCCGTCCGCCCGCGAGCCGCTCTCCCACCAGCTCACGGCCGAGCAGGCCCAACCGTGGCAACCCGCAGCTTTTCTGGCCGGCGACGACCGATGGGATCCCTCGAAGATCCACTAG